From Draconibacterium halophilum, one genomic window encodes:
- a CDS encoding peroxiredoxin — MKQFALTVLIVLFSITSWSKKNPMPLIGDKAPSFTEKSTNGILNFPEDFGTNWKILFSHPLDFTAVCTSELCGLARSQKKLDSLGVKIAVVSIDEVERHLLWKEFMERVLKEENVATQIEYPIVADLSGEVSKKYGMLHHSSNDKRDVRGVFIIDPDNIIQAITFYPMSVGRNMNEIIRTVEALQLTQKENVLTPLNWQPGDDVLVPHKPYTSDELEINPELENQYYNKGEYMWFKKMKKK; from the coding sequence ATGAAGCAATTTGCATTAACAGTTTTGATAGTACTTTTTTCGATAACAAGTTGGTCAAAAAAGAATCCGATGCCGTTAATTGGAGATAAAGCTCCTTCTTTTACCGAAAAATCAACAAATGGAATATTAAACTTTCCCGAAGATTTTGGGACTAACTGGAAAATATTATTTAGCCACCCACTGGATTTTACAGCTGTTTGTACTTCTGAATTATGCGGATTGGCCCGAAGTCAAAAGAAACTGGATTCGCTGGGCGTAAAAATAGCCGTAGTATCAATTGATGAAGTTGAAAGACATTTACTGTGGAAAGAATTTATGGAAAGAGTGTTGAAGGAAGAAAATGTAGCCACCCAAATAGAATACCCAATTGTAGCTGATCTTTCAGGAGAAGTTTCGAAAAAATACGGAATGTTGCATCACTCCTCAAATGACAAAAGAGACGTGAGAGGTGTATTTATTATTGATCCGGATAACATTATCCAAGCCATTACTTTTTATCCGATGAGTGTGGGAAGAAATATGAATGAAATAATAAGAACGGTTGAAGCACTGCAACTTACACAAAAAGAAAATGTGCTTACCCCATTAAATTGGCAACCCGGAGACGATGTTCTTGTTCCGCACAAACCTTACACATCGGATGAATTAGAAATAAATCCCGAGCTGGAAAACCAGTATTATAATAAAGGAGAATACATGTGGTTTAAAAAAATGAAGAAGAAATGA
- a CDS encoding SusC/RagA family TonB-linked outer membrane protein, which yields MKKGKLFQVALVMLPMMLLTLWGIGQNINLQGTVVDDSGSPLPGVTIVVKGTTQGTISDTDGNYSFSEVPDDATLVFSFIGMSTQEILVDGKSTINVTMKEEAIGINEVVAIGYGVQKKKLTTGANINVGSDDLVQQSTSEALEAIQSQAPGVNIVQNSGMPGEGFKVNIRGLGTIGNSQPLYVIDGVAGGNINNLSPADIESIDILKDAASAAIYGSRAANGVILVTTKQGRSGDTQISYDGYYGFQQIENLEQPLNAQQFMDIYNEERVVSGRDAIDFASAIPDLYQKIQSGQWDGTNWLDEAYNKNAPIQNHALNISGGSAQSVFSMGFSYTSQEGVLGKPVEPNYERYTARLNSDHLIYRKNDLDIIKIGQTFNYSYSKRAGIAIGGMYYNDVRNLLVGNPLVPIYNDEGEYYAADDLAASGLAGLSSRLYNPIAQMHLNRGMNESRNYNINSNAYLEIQPIRDLVFRSSYGYRYNGNSYRSYQPAYNLAGDVSLSPGRIVQSSGNGHSWTFENTLNYRFNSGDHNFDVLVGQSLEKWGLGTNMSATNANPTFIGFEHAYLDNTDGLTTGVTSISGGPLGRGQLASFFGRINYDYAEKYLLTLVMRADGSSNFARGNRWGYFPSVSAGWVMTEEQFLQNNGFVDFLKLRVSWGQNGNSEIDPFQYLALVGFDKDNNYRFGSNRDVMQLGGIHRYYLIPMLAGKLQSS from the coding sequence ATGAAAAAAGGCAAATTATTTCAGGTTGCACTAGTGATGCTACCTATGATGCTCCTAACACTCTGGGGTATTGGACAAAACATCAATTTGCAGGGTACTGTAGTTGATGATTCCGGAAGTCCACTTCCGGGCGTTACCATTGTTGTAAAAGGGACCACGCAAGGAACGATTTCAGACACCGATGGAAATTACTCTTTTTCAGAAGTTCCGGATGATGCTACACTTGTATTTTCTTTTATAGGAATGAGCACTCAGGAAATTTTGGTGGATGGGAAAAGCACGATTAATGTTACCATGAAAGAAGAGGCAATTGGTATTAATGAAGTCGTTGCAATTGGTTATGGGGTTCAAAAGAAAAAGTTAACCACAGGTGCCAATATTAATGTTGGTTCCGATGATCTCGTTCAGCAAAGTACAAGTGAAGCACTTGAAGCCATTCAAAGCCAGGCTCCCGGGGTTAATATTGTTCAGAATTCCGGTATGCCCGGAGAAGGATTTAAAGTAAATATTCGTGGCCTGGGTACAATTGGTAATTCTCAGCCATTATATGTAATTGATGGGGTTGCAGGAGGGAATATAAATAATCTGAGTCCTGCCGACATTGAGTCGATTGACATTCTTAAAGATGCTGCTTCGGCTGCAATTTACGGTTCGCGTGCAGCCAATGGTGTAATTTTGGTTACTACAAAGCAAGGTCGCAGTGGCGATACGCAGATAAGCTATGACGGTTATTATGGATTTCAGCAAATAGAAAATCTGGAACAGCCACTCAATGCGCAGCAGTTTATGGATATTTATAATGAAGAAAGAGTTGTTTCCGGTAGAGATGCGATAGACTTTGCAAGTGCAATTCCCGATTTGTATCAGAAAATACAAAGTGGGCAATGGGATGGTACCAATTGGTTAGACGAGGCATATAATAAAAATGCGCCAATACAGAACCATGCGCTAAATATAAGCGGTGGTTCTGCACAATCTGTTTTTTCAATGGGATTCTCTTATACTTCTCAGGAAGGTGTTTTGGGTAAGCCGGTTGAACCTAACTACGAAAGATACACTGCGAGGTTAAACAGCGACCATTTAATTTACAGGAAAAATGATCTTGATATAATAAAAATAGGTCAAACCTTCAATTATAGTTACAGCAAAAGAGCCGGTATTGCCATTGGCGGAATGTATTATAATGATGTACGTAACTTGTTGGTAGGAAATCCTCTGGTTCCAATTTATAACGATGAGGGTGAATATTACGCCGCTGATGATTTGGCAGCCTCAGGTTTGGCCGGTTTATCATCGAGGCTCTATAATCCCATTGCGCAGATGCATCTGAACAGAGGGATGAATGAATCCCGAAACTATAACATCAACAGCAATGCCTATTTGGAAATTCAGCCGATAAGAGATTTAGTATTCAGAAGCAGTTATGGATACCGGTATAATGGGAATAGTTATCGCAGCTATCAGCCGGCTTACAATCTCGCAGGAGACGTATCCTTAAGTCCTGGCCGCATCGTGCAGTCTTCAGGAAACGGACACAGCTGGACTTTTGAAAATACCTTGAATTACAGGTTTAATTCGGGCGATCACAATTTCGATGTTCTTGTGGGCCAGTCTTTGGAGAAATGGGGTTTGGGAACAAATATGAGTGCAACAAACGCCAATCCAACATTTATTGGTTTTGAGCATGCATACCTGGACAATACCGATGGATTAACTACTGGTGTTACTAGTATTTCGGGCGGCCCGCTTGGCAGAGGTCAGCTTGCTTCTTTCTTTGGAAGGATAAATTACGACTACGCCGAAAAGTATTTGTTAACCCTGGTAATGAGAGCTGATGGTTCTTCTAATTTTGCAAGAGGAAATCGTTGGGGGTACTTTCCATCTGTTTCAGCAGGCTGGGTAATGACAGAGGAACAATTTCTGCAAAATAATGGTTTTGTAGATTTTCTGAAATTGAGAGTTAGCTGGGGACAAAACGGTAATTCCGAAATCGACCCATTCCAGTATTTAGCACTCGTTGGATTCGATAAAGACAACAATTACCGCTTTGGTAGCAACCGAGACGTGATGCAGTTGGGGGGTATCCATCGATATTACCTAATCCCGATGTTAGCTGGGAAACTTCAGAGCAGTTGA